A window of Cryptomeria japonica chromosome 3, Sugi_1.0, whole genome shotgun sequence contains these coding sequences:
- the LOC131067776 gene encoding glutaredoxin-C1-like: MQREGRRDCWEEEIKEKTAVERVRKLVEEDAVVLFSKSGCCISVAAKALLSTLGAHPTVHQLDKEDDGEEMEGALLTMLADPPAVPAVFIGRKLVGGMEQLMSCHITGSLLPLLKEAGALWF; the protein is encoded by the coding sequence ATGCAGCGGGAGGGAAGAAGGGATTGCTGGGAAGAAGAGATTAAAGAGAAGACTGCAGTTGAACGAGTGCGTAAGCTGGTAGAGGAGGATGCGGTGGTATTGTTCAGCAAAAGTGGGTGCTGCATATCCGTGGCGGCGAAGGCCCTCTTGTCCACCTTGGGAGCGCATCCCACCGTCCATCAACTGGATAAAGAAGACGATGGAGAGGAGATGGAGGGCGCTCTGCTCACAATGCTCGCTGATCCCCCCGCCGTCCCTGCTGTGTTCATCGGTAGAAAGCTGGTGGGAGGGATGGAGCAGCTTATGAGTTGTCACATCACAGGTTCTCTGCTCCCTCTCTTGAAGGAAGCCGGAGCCCTGTGGTTCTGA